The Synergistaceae bacterium genome includes a window with the following:
- a CDS encoding DUF4365 domain-containing protein — translation MNGLIFRTQRDDFTGLNAHLEITGENPRVVGLRVCISEESEKSSRGYIISGDTEIAAYWLQHSLPVVIMLYERESKKIFYESVSTENLEIAGRKWELVIPYEKEYNGENAAQEIKNLTCTSPYLARLALDKALIELINQGQEIFLELDEWINQPSSRGNLRICITGHDSEQVYQWPFDINPDIPQVLRLPELFPWAEISIDEEFYSAKNFHDFDSNLLAPYIIESGEIARFRFKLELNSLGKSFLIAEPYICRGIFPTMNQQNISYGSEYESGLKFQLYRKI, via the coding sequence ATGAACGGCTTAATTTTCAGGACTCAGCGCGATGACTTTACGGGCTTAAATGCACATCTTGAGATAACCGGCGAAAATCCCCGAGTCGTGGGCTTGAGAGTCTGTATTTCAGAAGAGTCCGAGAAATCTTCACGCGGCTATATAATTTCAGGCGATACAGAAATTGCGGCGTATTGGCTGCAGCATTCTTTACCGGTCGTAATAATGCTATATGAACGTGAAAGCAAAAAAATTTTTTATGAATCAGTCAGCACTGAAAATTTAGAAATAGCCGGCCGTAAATGGGAGCTTGTTATTCCCTATGAGAAAGAATATAACGGAGAAAACGCGGCGCAGGAAATCAAAAATTTAACTTGCACGAGTCCATATTTAGCGAGATTAGCACTTGACAAGGCACTAATTGAATTAATCAATCAGGGGCAGGAAATTTTTTTAGAGCTCGACGAATGGATTAATCAGCCCTCTTCACGCGGGAATCTGCGAATTTGCATAACAGGTCATGACTCTGAACAAGTCTATCAATGGCCGTTTGACATAAACCCTGATATACCGCAAGTTTTAAGATTGCCGGAATTATTCCCGTGGGCTGAGATTTCAATAGACGAAGAATTTTACAGCGCGAAAAATTTTCATGATTTTGACTCGAATCTTTTAGCACCGTATATAATTGAGTCCGGAGAAATTGCGCGATTTAGATTTAAGCTCGAATTAAATTCACTGGGTAAATCTTTCTTGATTGCCGAGCCTTATATTTGCCGGGGGATCTTCCCGACTATGAATCAGCAAAATATTTCATACGGGAGCGAATACGAGTCGGGCCTAAAATTTCAGTTATACAGGAAAATTTGA
- a CDS encoding FAD:protein FMN transferase gives MRRKIFISSLLILAGIFSLYVAPIPEQEKTGFAMNTIIRIMIYSRDNNLLDDAYKLLARLDNELSMYNKSSDISQINILSGQKKFSTSHEVIEVVKASRKLYDLTEGVFNPLIGAVTRLWKINTGDKILPSRESLDIAINLSDINNLEINDNENSIFLRGRGCVLDLGGIAKGFASEKISDMLKTRGVKSGIIDLGGNIYAIGLKNDGQKWNIGVRDPLEPSGSPALVLSVRDSAVITSGNYERYKIIDGKRFSHFFDPKTGESIQSDLLSVTIITPDGSLADGLATAFMITGSERAIKLSRKITPSPGIILIRQDSNNAPEILASSNIKDSIMRNKYPVKIF, from the coding sequence ATGCGACGGAAAATTTTTATATCTTCACTCTTAATCTTGGCCGGGATTTTCTCGTTATATGTTGCGCCAATTCCTGAACAGGAGAAAACCGGCTTTGCTATGAATACTATTATAAGAATCATGATTTACTCACGAGATAATAATTTACTTGACGATGCTTATAAATTGCTTGCTAGGCTCGATAATGAATTATCAATGTATAATAAATCGTCCGACATTTCGCAGATAAATATTTTATCTGGGCAAAAAAAATTTTCCACCTCACATGAAGTAATAGAAGTTGTTAAAGCCTCACGCAAATTATATGACCTCACAGAAGGAGTCTTTAATCCGTTAATCGGGGCTGTTACTCGTTTATGGAAAATTAACACGGGTGATAAAATTCTGCCGTCTCGTGAAAGTCTTGATATTGCCATAAATTTAAGCGATATTAATAATCTAGAAATCAACGATAACGAGAATTCTATTTTTTTGCGGGGAAGAGGCTGCGTGCTGGATCTCGGCGGAATTGCTAAGGGTTTTGCGAGCGAAAAAATTTCTGACATGTTAAAGACTCGCGGCGTTAAATCGGGAATTATAGATCTCGGCGGGAATATTTACGCGATAGGACTCAAGAATGACGGGCAAAAATGGAATATCGGAGTAAGAGACCCCCTCGAACCTTCAGGAAGTCCCGCGCTTGTCTTGAGTGTGAGAGACTCGGCTGTGATTACTTCAGGAAATTACGAACGCTATAAAATTATTGACGGGAAGAGATTCTCGCATTTCTTTGACCCTAAGACAGGCGAATCTATTCAGAGCGATTTATTATCAGTTACTATTATTACACCGGACGGGAGTCTAGCTGACGGGCTCGCTACAGCATTTATGATAACTGGCAGCGAACGGGCTATTAAATTATCACGCAAAATTACGCCCTCACCCGGTATTATATTAATTCGTCAGGACTCTAACAATGCACCGGAAATTTTAGCGAGCAGTAATATCAAAGACTCAATCATGCGCAATAAATACCCCGTCAAAATTTTCTGA